A part of Chitinimonas koreensis genomic DNA contains:
- a CDS encoding DMT family transporter: protein MPAATLYALAAIALWSSLALLSTRLVAVPPFLLVGLALCIGGLCGLPRWRDWRVPPRTLLLGCYGLFGYHFCLFLALRFAPALEANLINYLWPLLIVLLSPVILPGLRLGGHHLLGGALGLAGCVLIVLGKGALSLDGSHALGYLLAAAAAVMWSTYSLLTRRVAPFPTGAVGGFCMASGLLSLLAHAALEPAYALGGAEWGWLALLGLGPMGAAFFLWDAALKHGDTRAIGTLAYLTPPLSTALLAAFGGGRFGWQAALALGLILAGAWLGNRGASADAPAA, encoded by the coding sequence ATGCCCGCCGCCACCCTCTACGCCCTCGCCGCCATCGCGCTGTGGAGCTCGCTCGCGCTGCTGTCCACCCGGCTGGTCGCCGTGCCGCCGTTTCTGCTGGTCGGCCTGGCCTTGTGCATCGGCGGGCTGTGCGGGCTGCCGCGCTGGCGCGACTGGCGGGTGCCGCCGCGCACGCTGCTGCTCGGCTGCTACGGCCTGTTCGGCTATCACTTCTGCCTGTTCCTGGCGCTGCGCTTCGCGCCGGCGCTCGAGGCCAACCTGATCAACTACCTGTGGCCGCTGCTGATCGTGCTGCTGTCGCCGGTGATCCTGCCCGGCCTGCGGCTCGGCGGCCATCACCTGCTCGGCGGGGCGCTGGGCCTGGCCGGCTGCGTGCTGATCGTGCTGGGCAAGGGCGCGCTGTCGCTCGACGGCAGCCATGCGCTGGGCTATCTGCTGGCCGCGGCGGCGGCGGTGATGTGGTCGACCTATTCGCTGCTGACCCGGCGGGTGGCGCCGTTCCCGACCGGCGCGGTGGGCGGCTTCTGCATGGCTTCGGGCCTGTTGTCGCTGCTGGCCCATGCCGCGCTGGAGCCGGCCTATGCGCTGGGCGGCGCGGAGTGGGGCTGGCTGGCCTTGCTGGGCCTGGGGCCGATGGGCGCGGCCTTCTTCCTGTGGGATGCCGCGCTCAAGCACGGCGATACCCGCGCGATCGGCACGCTGGCCTACCTGACGCCGCCGCTGTCGACCGCGCTGCTGGCGGCCTTCGGCGGCGGCCGCTTCGGCTGGCAGGCCGCGCTGGCGCTGGGCCTGATCCTGGCCGGCGCCTGGCTGGGCAACCGCGGCGCGTCCGCGGACGCGCCGGCCGCCTAG